TAAAAGTAAAGTGCGGATAGCGGACAATTACCATAATAGATAGCTAAAGTGCTTAATCATGAGCCTACGGTCCCTTGAAGTAGACGAGTCCGGCGTTGGCGACGCTGGTGCCGGGCGAGGGGTCGATGAGGCCGCAGAGACCGCGCGCGTAGAACAGGAGCAGGAGGTGTGCAGCTCGAGAGGCCGCTGGCGCTCGACCTGCTCGAGAGGCCGCGGGCGGCGGaccccgccgtgcagatcgcGGGCAACTTCGCGCCGATGGGCGAGCAGCCGCCCGTGCTTCGAGCCCACCGCCGGGCACCACCTCTTCAACGGCGACGGCATGGTGCAAGGCCGCGCCGGAGTTGGTGCTCCAGTGCGGGCCGTTGTGGGCGCTCGATGGCGGGTACTGCACCAACAAGACACCCACCGATCAACCGCTTGAGGCAGCAAGCAAGCGTAGCAGCTAGCTCCTAGAGACTCAGCAGGCGTACTCTACCTTGTAGGGGTCCATGGATGACGTACGCGGAGACGGCGCGGCTCCGGCAGGAGCGCTCGCTGGGAGGGCGGTGTTCCCAAGGCCATCGGCGATCTCGGCGCCAGGCCCGCCGCTCGCGCTCTGGTGGGCGCCAGTCGGCCATTGGGTAGCCGATCGGGCTGTCGGCCCGTCGGTGACTGACACATGGACTGTCGGCACTGCAATAGTCGATTACTCTCCTATCCTATCGGCTACTCAAGGGCCCACAGGCTACTAAATCTGcaatttttattttttgggaTTTATTTctgcaatttttcactaaaatatttttaaaaaattcgAATTCTGAAGGATTTGGAACCGAAGAAAAATGATTGAAGGAAACAACCTGTACGGCTGGTCGGCTGTACGTACGCCAGCACCTTGCATTGGCAACATGGGATTGAGCAGTTTACTGTTGCATTGCTGGTGGATTTGGTGCCTGCCGTGATCCCGTTTCCGTCTCGGTGGACTTCTTGTCTCCGTCAAGACTCAAGACTCAGGTCTCAGGTCCAGGCGTGCCGcgcgcggcgtgcgggcgcccGGGTGGCCAGCGGCCACGAGCCAGAGGCACCTGCGTGAAGGACTGAAGGCAGCCTCGCCGAGATGCCGATCGGGAGACGAATCAAaaccgcctcgccttcgtttcTCGCTGCTGCTTGTTGCGCCGGGAAACTTGGGTCATCGAATGAATGGGCTCAAGTGCTGAAGTTGGAGGCCCTGTGCCGTCGTACCGGCCGCACGCCGGGCCAGCCGGCCGGCAGGATCCTGAGCCCACCTGTCAGCGGACCAAATTCGTAGGCTGCTTCTTTCCCTGCATACGACAGGGGCTGCTAACTGCTTGCTGTGAAAAGCTCATCTCCGTTGCGTCCCGCTGTCAACGAACCGGGCCGGTGATTCCGTGTTGTTGTCTCAGCCCTCTTGAAGGATGGAAGAACGGAGAAAAGTTGAAACACGGAAGCAAAGCCTGGCCCTAGACGCGCACGGCCGACGGCCGGCGATGAAATTAAAAGCCGGCCGGCCAGCCCTCTCCGCCCTCCCAGCCAGTAGTACTAGGTAGCCGCTCCCCAACGCCGACTGCCGCCTCTCCCGGTCTCTGCCGCCCcgctcgccgcgcgcgccgcgctcTCCCGCCGTGTCTTCCGAGCGAGCGCAAGAAGACACACCGAATTGCATACCGCGCGTGGCACGTGTGCCGCTAGGTGGCCGGGGCGACATCGATTACTTGTCGTGTGGGGCGTGCAGTGAGATCCTCGCCGCTTTCCCCACACCCTCTTCTTCTTTCCCCACGCGGCCACACCCCTCTTCATCTTCCTCGCTCCAAAAGGCAGCGTGCAGGCAATTCTACTGCTAAACCAGGGGTGCTTAGGCAGACGGGATGGGTTACACGGACGGCCTGAAGCGCGCGCGGGTGGAGGCGCCCATGGTGTCCCGAGTCCGTGATCCGTGAGTAGCTCCTTTGATTATTTCACCTATCCATCTTCCTCTCTGTCTCCTGCTTTCTAGCTCCCTCCCCTCTCCCATGGCTTCCTTGCCGGCCGTCTTGCGCGATCCATAATCCGGCCTCCTCCTGACCTGTTTTTATTTCTTCGTGTATTTCTTCACTTGGTTTGTATTGATCTGACGATGATTTTTCAATTCCGATGGAATGTTGTTTCGCCACCACACGCCACGTACCTTATCTGATAATAGGAGGCCGGAGGTGTGACACGCGAGGACGCGACCCGGTTGTGCCCTGAAGGGCGAGTTCACCGTCGAGCTGGAGAGGTACCAGCACCAGTACACAAAAGGTCTTCCGTTTTTTATATTTATCCTGGCCTAGGTTGGTCCGGAACTAATAATAAAAGCATTAGCCTCGAATTCAACGGTCGGGAGCCTATCGAGGGTGGAGGGATATTTAGTTCtagttggagccaccaaccgggactaaaagtgTCTCATTAGTCCTGATTGATGGCTTCAACCGGGATCTAATGAGGCACTTTTAATCCGGTTTCGTGGCTCCAACCGGAACTAAATCCTCTATCCTCTTTTATCCCCTTCTTACTCCCCATGCCCGAGCCATTCCTCCATTGTTCTTCATGTTCTATAGGTGAGGGGAGATCATGCCCATTTTCTCTATGATTTGTGAAGATTTTTGATTCCCCCGTCCATCCAACTGTTCTATAGGTTACAAACTTTATCCTCTCATCTTCTATTGCTAGTATAGCTTATTTTATGGTTTAAAAATAGAGAAATTTGAGGTTTTTTAGATTGGAAAAATTATTGGAGTTTTTCGATTTATACACCATTTGAGCTCAAATTTATTTAAGATTTGCATGTGTAGATGTGATTTTCTTGTATTATTTAATCAAAATGAGTATATAGAGTAGAATGTATTTTTTGAATtggagtatatatatatagagagagaggaaCACTGTTTAGAAAAAAATATAGATATATTAAAATTAGTATATACAATGGAAGTATGAAAAATATAGATATGAAAACGAGTATATAGAAAAATAGATATTAGTTGAGTATAGTagaaattttttatttttagaaatggaagtatatatatacacacacatgtATGGAGGGATTATTAACGGTCAATGACTAATTAATGATTATTATTGTTAATATTAGTTGACGTAGTTAGCTATTAATATAGTTTATTATTATTTTATACATGTGACAATTTTTCTAGGTGCAGTTAGCTATTGATTTAGTTTATAATTGTTATAGTGTATTGAAGTTTAGATTGTAATTACGTATTccaaaataaattattttagcACTCTAGTGAGTAATTAATGTTTAATATGTAGAAATGGCTTTGCAACATGATGCATTAGAGCGTTGTACGTCCCATTGGGCATCGGTACACAATCATTTCAAACGCACCGGTCATTCCTTTTAAGTTTGACAGGGAAGAGCATCTTGGACTTGTTCGGGATCGTATTCGTCGTTGGACTACGTAATGCAAGATGCAAATTTGAGCGTGAATTTGATGTCGAGTTGCATGGTATGGATGATGATCGCGAGTTGATAGCTTGATGCAATGCGAGGCGCGAAGCGTCGGGGGTGGTAGAAATTGTTTGTTCGGTGTCCAGAGTTTGCGAGGCGGTTCACGAGGCATCTATCAATAGGTCTCATGAGTAGTTGTACTAGCATGTAGCTTATTCGGTATTTTAGAAGTTTTAATCAATCATATTATGTAATGGATAATTTAGaccttttaattaatcatgaTATGTGATGGATATTTGGATCTTTAATTCTGGAGATTGTTGAATAATGTTGTATTTTGGTCCTCTTAAATTATTATTCATGTTGTGTGATGGATTTTTTAAATATCATATCGTGCAATGcagatggaccggcaatggatgTACAATGCTGATCGACGTTCTAAGGAGTTTATTGAGGGCTGCATTGTTTTTTGATGTGGCCGAGACAAACAAGCGGAATGATTTCATATGCTGCCTGTGCCGAGATTGCCAGAACAAGAAGTATTACTCCGCTTCAAGGACCCTTCACAACCATATTTTTACTAATACGGTTTCAtatccaattacatttgttGGACCAGCCACGGAGAAGAGAAAAAGGATAATGGAGGATAATGAAGAAGAAGATTGTGATGACAACTTTCCTGGTCACGTTGGATTCgatgcctttgatgatgatactGCAATGGAAGAGCCTGAAGGAGAGATGACAGATGATGATCCCACAGACGATCTTGGGCAGGCGTTGTGCGATGCGCCCTGAAGATCGTGAAAGTGAGAAGGAGTGGATGAAGTTTCAACGGATGTTAGAGGACCATCGCAAGTTGTTGTACCCACACTACACCAAAACAGgtcaatttcgtcggccagatttattttcgtcggcctgagcTAAGCTGACAAAAATACGTAAATTATTTCGTAGGTTTGTGAAAGCCGACGAAATTgccttattttcgtcggcctgaaaagggccgacgaaacaaacctaggccgacgaaaataaggtcatattttcgtcggccgactCAAGCCCACGAAATTAACctttttattttcgtcggccctcTGAGGCCCACGAAATTAACCTCTTTATTTTTGTCGGCCCattaagccgacgaaaatatgtgtACCCTAAATCGCcacgtgtaacaccctaatgtaaatttcctaatttttaatgaatttattttggcttaaataaagtttctaaggtttttcttgatttatcttgcatttaaattaattttataccacaagtaattaaaatttattttagggtcaacatgtttgtgcattcatgctggtgcatctcttttgtttgtttgaatggttaagttttgtcggtacatacggataggggtacctcctgctagggtgtccaggccattggcttctcataatccatgctCCCCCTTGGCTCTGGGCCTTGTGGCATACGgtctccgggcctgacagctgggaccacggtctccggaccctccccgagctccatGAGGTCCGAtgcctctgcacacccaggtgggcgggagagctctcgagtggccccgcggacccggtctcccctgggaggtccggggccgccacgtgtgatggccggaccatcacaggccagcccgctccgaccggtctcgggggcccggagcccccttcccccgggaaggggttcGGTCCCGCCATGTGCAGCCCGGCGGGAGGGGCgaggctggccccgccgcgtgcctgcggccgaaGGCCCCTTGCGGGttgcctctccacctaccagcatttaatgcggtagctgggtcgGGCGCGCCAGAGTCAAAAGgtgtggcctgccactgacacgcGGGGCAgctaagctgacaccacggtaagcctgcctgacctgaaggcggcgcgtcgcatcaccgcgcacagtgagcggactgtgtgcagtcccgtcacggcgctgcgcgggtgatgatggcctgtaataggtgagccaaggcgtgcgctgtaacagtgcgcgcgcCACAGGACAGCCTCGTCTCGCCCTCTGAccgaaggtcccatcccaacagtgacagcatggCTTCGctgttgggtaacgctgacgccggacactgtacaagacaaggctgtacacggccatatcctggctgtagatacgcacatcaacttctcgatagagaagactacggagaggagctggagttgAAGATCTCTATgtctctcgtagaacaggctcctgtaggccggacccacatgtcggggtcccgctcagtgtaagcactccccttggactataaaagggggagtgcactcgttagataAGTTCCAGACACACACAAGCTTTGGCTGCTTTCCAtacaggctcacgcagccaatacaacaccaaagtggacgtagggtattacgctccggtggcccgaaccactctaaatcttcgtgtccttcctgcgttcatctgtccaccgatcgaccGCTCCTAAGTCttctccaaacccatccttaattaggattaggcgggtgctttccgccacccggctggagaattcctccgacatttggcgcgccagatagggggGGAGTTTGGTTTagtttgcgctcggtcgaccttcgcgacctcaatggcgcaggaaaatggtcaccatgacctcctgatcggtgaagaagtggcgtcaaCGGCGCCACACGCCTTGCGCCATCCTGCCTCCAGAATGgccccgcgtgctgctccaccgtGTGCAGTGGAGCGGGCCTCTGTGGCCCAATCGATgctcccaccgagcgggcccctcatggcagccagagagttgctccgcaaccccccggGCGAGGCagcgtcgccagacgcgcacagacaatggcgtgacgacgtcgaccgtctcctcaacctggcacaggcttccccaggctctgcgggggggggggggggggggtctgtttccaggcagcgccgtcgccagggcggtgcatccggttctgtgcactcaccatccgtgaggagtgcacggaccgaagacctccgggcGNNNNNNNNNNNNNNNNNNNNNNNNNNNNNNNNNNNNNNNNNNNNNNNNNNNNNNNNNNNNNNNNNNNNNNNNNNNNNNNNNNNNNNNNNNNNNNNNNNNNNNNNNNNNNNNNNNNNNNNNNNNNNNNNNNNNNNNNNNNNNNNNNNNNNNNNNNNNNNNNNNNNNNNNNNNNNNNNNNNNNNNNNNNNNNNNNNNNNNNNNNNNNNNNNNNNNNNNNNNNNNNNNNNNNNNNNNNNNNNNNNNNNNNNNNNNNNNNNNNNNNNNNNNNNNNNNNNNNNNNNNNNNNNNNNNNNNNNNNNNNNNNNNNNNNNNNNNNNNNNNNNNNNNNNNNNNNNNNNNNNNNNNNNNNNNNNNNNNNNNNNNNNNNNNNNNNNNNNNNNNNNNNNNNNNNNNNNNNNNNNNNNNNNNNNNNNNNNNNNNNNNNNNNNNNNNNNNNNNNNNNNNNNNNNNNNNNNNNNNNNNNNNNNNNNNNNNNNNNNNNNNNNNNNNNNNNNNNNNNNNNNNNNNNNNNNNNNNNNNNNNNNNNNNNNNNNNNNNNNNNNNNNNNNNNNNNNNNNNNNNNNNNNNNNNNNNNNNNNNNNNNNNNNNNNNNNNNNNNNNNNNNNNNNNNNNNNNNNNNNNNNNNNNNNNNNNNNNNNNNNNNNNNNNNNNNNNNNNNNNNNNNNNNNNNNNNNNNNNNNNNNNNNNNNNNNNNNNNNNNNNNNNNNNNNNNNNNNNNNNNNNNNNNNNNNNNNNNNNNNNNNNNNNNNNNNNNNNNNNNNNNNNNNNNNNNNNNNNNNNNNNNNNNNNNNNNNNNNNNNNNNNNNNNNNNNNNNNNNNNNNNNNNNNNNNNNNNNNNNNNNNNNNNNNNNNNNNNNNNNNNNNNNNNNNNNNNNNNNNNNNNNNNNNNNNNNNNNNNNNNNNNNNNNNNNNNNNNNNNNNNNNNNNNNNNNNNNNNNNNNNNNNNNNNNNNNNNNNNNNNNNNNNNNNNNNNNNNNNNNNNNNNNNNNNNNNNNNNNNNNNNNNNNNNNNNNNNNNNNNNNNNNNNNNNNNNNNNNNNNNNNNNNNNNNNNNNNNNNNNNNNNNNNNNNNNNNNNNNNNNNNNNNNNNNNNNNNNNNNNNNNNNNNNNNNNNNNNNNNNNNNNNNNNNNNNNNNNNNNNNNNNNNNNNNNNNNNNNNNNNNNNNNNNNNNNNNNNNNNNNNNNNNNNNNNNNNNNNNNNNNNNNNNNNNNNNNNNNNNNNNNNNNNNNNNNNNNNNNNNNNNNNNNNNNNNNNNNNNNNNNNNNNNNNNNNNNNNNNNNNNNNNNNNNNNNNNNNNNNNNNNNNNNNNNNNNNNNNNNNNNNNNNNNNNNNNNNNNNNNNNNNNNNNNNNNNNNNNNNNNNNNNNNNNNNNNNNNNNNNNNNNNNNNNNNNNNNNNNNNNNNNNNNNNNNNNNNNNNNNNNNNNNNNNNNNNNNNNNNNNNNNNNNNNNNNNNNNNNNNNNNNNNNNNNNNNNNNNNNNNNNNNNNNNNNNNNNNNNNNNNNNNNNNNNNNNNNNNNNNNNNNNNNNNNNNNNNNNNNNNNNNNNNNNNNNNNNNNNNNNNNNNNNNNNNNNNNNNNNNNNNNNNNNNNNNNNNNNNNNNNNNNNNNNNNNNNNNNNNNNNNNNNNNNNNNNNNNNNNNNNNNNNNNNNNNNNNNNNNNNNNNNNNNNNNNNNNNNNNNNNNNNNNNNNNNNNNNNNNNNNNNNNNNNNNNNNNNNNNNNNNNNNNNNNNNNNNNNNNNNNNNNNNNNNNNNNNNNNNNNNNNNNNNNNNNNNNNNNNNNNNNNNNNNNNNNNNNNNNNNNNNNNNNNNNNNNNNNNNNNNNNNNNNNNNNNNNNNNNNNNNNNNNNNNNNNNNNNNNNNNNNNNNNNNNNNNNNNNNNNNNNNNNNNNNNNNNNNNNNNNNNNNNNNNNNNNNNNNNNNNNNNNNNNNNNNNNNNNNNNNNNNNNNNNNNNNNNNNNNNNNNNNNNNNNNNNNNNNNNNNNNNNNNNNNNNNNNNNNNNNNNNNNNNNNNNNNNNNNNNNNNNNNNNNNNNNNNNNNNNNNNNNNNNNNNNNNNNNNNNNNNNNNNNNNNNNNNNNNNNNNNNNNNNNNNNNNNNNNNNNNNNNNNNNNNNNNNNNNNNNNNNNNNNNNNNNNNNNNNNNNNNNNNNNNNNNNNNNNNNNNNNNNNNNNNNNNNNNNNNNNNNNNNNNNNNNNNNNNNNNNNNNNNNNNNNNNNNNNNNNNNNNNNNNNNNNNNNNNNNNNNNNNNNNNNNNNNNNNNNNNNNNNNNNNNNNNNNNNNNNNNNNNNNNNNNNNNNNNNNNNNNNNNNNNNNNNNNNNNNNNNNNNNNNNNNNNNNNNNNNNNNNNNNNNNNNNNNNNNNNNNNNNNNNNNNNNNNNNNNNNNNNNNNNNNNNNNNNNNNNNNNNNNNNNNNNNNNNNNNNNNNNNNNNNNNNNNNNNNNNNNNNNNNNNNNNNNNNNNNNNNNNNNNNNNNNNNNNNNNNNNNNNNNNNNNNNNNNNNNNNNNNNNNNNNNNNNNNNNNNNNNNNNNNNNNNNNNNNNNNNNNNNNNNNNNNNNNNNNNNNNNNNNNNNNNNNNNNNNNNNNNNNNNNNNNNNNNNNNNNNNNNNNNNNNNNNNNNNNNNNNNNNNNNNNNNNNNNNNNNNNNNNNNNNNNNNNNNNNNNNNNNNNNNNNNNNNNNNNNNNNNNNNNNNNNNNNNNNNNNNNNNNNNNNNNNNNNNNNNNNNNNNNNNNNNNNNNNNNNNNNNNNNNNNNNNNNNNNNNNNNNNNNNNNNNNNNNNNNNNNNNNNNNNNNNNNNNNNNNNNNNNNNNNNNNNNNNNNNNNNNNNNNNNNNNNNNNNNNNNNNNNNNNNNNNNNNNNNNNNNNNNNNNNNNNNNNNNNNNNNNNNNNNNNNNNNNNNNNNNNNNNNNNNNNNNNNNNNNNNNNNNNNNNNNNNNNNNNNNNNNNNNNNNNNNNNNNNNNNNNNNNNNNNNNNNNNNNNNNNNNNNNNNNNNNNNNNNNNNNNNNNNNNNNNNNNNNNNNNNNNNNNNNNNNNNNNNNNNNNNNNNNNNNNNNNNNNNNNNNNNNNNNNNNNNNNNNNNNNNNNNNNNNNNNNNNNNNNNNNNNNNNNNNNNNNNNNNNNNNNNNNNNNNNNNNNNNNNNNNNNNNNNNNNNNNNNNNNNNNNNNNNNNNNNNNNNNNNNNNNNNNNNNNNNNNNNNNNNNNNNNNNNNNNNNNNNNNNNNNNNNNNNNNNNNNNNNNNNNNNNNNNNNNNNNNNNNNNNNNNNNNNNNNNNNNNNNNNNNNNNNNNNNNNNNNNNNNNNNNNNNNNNNNNNNNNNNNNNNNNNNNNNNNNNNNNNNNNNNNNNNNNNNNNNNNNNNNNNNNNNNNNNNNNNNNNNNNNNNNNNNNNNNNNNNNNNNNNNNNNNNNNNNNNNNNNNNNNNNNNNNNNNNNNNNNNNNNNNNNNNNNNNNNNNNNNNNNNNNNNNNNNNNNNNNNNNNNNNNNNNNNNNNNNNNNNNNNNNNNNNNNNNNNNNNNNNNNNNNNNNNNNNNNNNNNNNNNNNNNNNNNNNNNNNNNNNNNNNNNNNNNNNNNNNNNNNNNNNNNNNNNNNNNNNNNNNNNNNNNNNNNNNNNNNNNNNNNNNNNNNNNNNNNNNNNNNNNNNNNNNNNNNNNNNNNNNNNNNNNNNNNNNNNNNNNNNNNNNNNNNNNNNNNNNNNNNNNNNNNNNNNNNNNNNNNNNNNNNNNNNNNNNNNNNNNNNNNNNNNNNNNNNNNNNNNNNNNNNNNNNNNNNNNNNNNNNNNNNNNNNNNNNNNNNNNNNNNNNNNNNNNNNNNNNNNNNNNNNNNNNNNNNNNNNNNNNNNNNNNNNNNNNNNNNNNNNNNNNNNNNNNNNNNNNNNNNNNNNNNNNNNNNNNNNNNNNNNNNNNNNNNNNNNNNNNNNNNNNNNNNNNNNNNNNNNNNNNNNNNNNNNNNNNNNNNNNNNNNNNNNNNNNNNNNNNNNNNNNNNNNNNNNNNNNNNNNNNNNNNNNNNNNNNNNNNNNNNNNNNNNNNNNNNNNNNNNNNNNNNNNNNNNNNNNNNNNNNNNNNNNNNNNNNNNNNNNNNNNNNNNNNNNNNNNNNNNNNNNNNNNNNNNNNNNNNNNNNNNNNNNNNNNNNNNNNNNNNNNNNNNNNNNNNNNNNNNNNNNNNNNNNNNNNNNNNNNNNNNNNNNNNNNNNNNNNNNNNNNNNNNNNNNNNNNNNNNNNNNNNNNNNNNNNNNNNNNNNNNNNNNNNNNNNNNNNNNNNNNNNNNNNNNNNNNNNNNNNNNNNNNNNNNNNNNNNNNNNNNNNNNNNNNNNNNNNNNNNNNNNNNNNNNNNNNNNNNNNNNNNNNNNNNNNNNNNNNNNNNNNNNNNNNNNNNNNNNNNNNNNNNNNNNNNNNNNNNNNNNNNNNNNNNNNNNNNNNNNNNNNNNNNNNNNNNNNNNNNNNNNNNNNNNNNNNNNNNNNNNNNNNNNNNNNNNNNNNNNNNNNNNNNNNNNNNNNNNNNNNNNNNNNNNNNNNNNNNNNNNNNNNNNNNNNNNNNNNNNNNNNNNNNNNNNNNNNNNNNNNNNNNNNNNNNNNNNNNNNNNNNNNNNNNNNNNNNNNNNNNNNNNNNNNNNNNNNNNNNNNNNNNNNNNNNNNNNNNNNNNNNNNNNNNNNNNNNNNNNNNNNNNNNNNNNNNNNNNNNNNNNNNNNNNNNNNNNNNNNNNNNNNNNNNNNNNNNNNNNNNNNNNNNNNNNNNNNNNNNNNNNNNNNNNNNNNNNNNNNNNNNNNNNNNNNNNNNNNNNNNNNNNNNNNNNNNNNNNNNNNNNNNNNNNNNNNNNNNNNNNNNNNNNNNNNNNNNNNNNNNNNNNNNNNNNNNNNNNNNNNNNNNNNNNNNNNNNNNNNNNNNNNNNNNNNNNNNNNNNNNNNNNNNNNNNNNNNNNNNNNNNNNNNNNNNNNNNNNNNNNNNNNNNNNNNNNNNNNNNNNNNNNNNNNNNNNNNNNNNNNNNNNNNNNNNNNNNNNNNNNNNNNNNNNNNNNNNNNNNNNNNNNNNNNNNNNNNNNNNNNNNNNNNNNNNNNNNNNNNNNNNNNNNNNNNNNNNNNNNNNNNNNNNNNNNNNNNNNNNNNNNNNNNNNNNNNNNNNNNNNNNNNNNNNNNNNNNNNNNNNNNNNNNNNNNNNNNNNNNNNNNNNNNNNNNNNNNNNNNNNNNNNNNNNNNNNNNNNNNNNNNNNNNNNNNNNNNNNNNNNNNNNNNNNNNNNNNNNNNNNNNNNNNNNNNNNNNNNNNNNNNNNNNNNNNNNNNNNNNNNNNNNNNNNNNNNNNNNNNNNNNNNNNNNNNNNNNNNNNNNNNNNNNNNNNNNNNNNNNNNNNNNNNNNNNNNNNNNNNNNNNNNNNNNNNNNNNNNNNNNNNNNNNNNNNNNNNNNNNNNNNNNNNNNNNNNNNNNNNNNNNNNNNNNNNNNNNNNNNNNNNNNNNNNNNNNNNNNNNNNNNNNNNNNNNNNNNNNNNNNNNNNNNNNNNNNNNNNNNNNNNNNNNNNNNNNNNNNNNNNNNNNNNNNNNNNNNNNNNNNNNNNNNNNNNNNNNNNNNNNNNNNNNNNNNNNNNNNNNNNNNNNNNNNNNNNNNNNNNNNNNNNNNNNNNNNNNNNNNNNNNNNNNNNNNNNNNNNNNNNNNNNNNNNNNNNNNNNNNNNNNNNNNNNNNNNNNNNNNNNNNNNNNNNNNNNNNNNNNNNNNNNNNNNNNNNNNNNNNNNNNNNNNNNNNNNNNNNNNNNNNNNNNNNNNNNNNNNNNNNNNNNNNNNNNNNNNNNNNNNNNNNNNNNNNNNNNNNNNNNNNNNNNNNNNNNNNNNNNNNNNNNNNNNNNNNNNNNNNNNNNNNNNNNNNNNNNNNNNNNNNNNNNNNNNNNNNNNNNNNNNNNNNNNNNNNNNNNNNNNNNNNNNNNNNNNNNNNNNNNNNNNNNNNNNNNNNNNNNNNNNNNNNNNNNNNNNNNNNNNNNNNNNNNNNNNNNNNNNNNNNNNNNNNNNNNNNNNNNNNNNNNNNNNNNNNNNNNNNNNNNNNNNNNNNNNNNNNNNNNNNNNNNNNNNNNNNNNNNNNNNNNNNNNNNNNNNNNNNNNNNNNNNNNNNNNNNNNNNNNNNNNNNNNNNNNNNNNNNNNNNNNNNNNNNNNNNNNNNNNNNNNNNNNNNNNNNNNNNNNNNNNNNNNNNNNNNNNNNNNNNNNNNNNNNNNNNNNNNNNNNNNNNNNNNN
The Panicum hallii strain FIL2 chromosome 6, PHallii_v3.1, whole genome shotgun sequence genome window above contains:
- the LOC112896317 gene encoding uncharacterized protein LOC112896317: MGYTDGLKRARVEAPMVSRVRDPWTGNGCTMLIDVLRSLLRAALFFDVAETNKRNDFICCLCRDCQNKKYYSASRTLHNHIFTNTVSYPITFVGPATEKRKRIMEDNEEEDCDDNFPGHVGFDAFDDDTAMEEPEGEMTDDDPTDDLGQALCDAP